The proteins below come from a single Candidatus Eisenbacteria bacterium genomic window:
- a CDS encoding choice-of-anchor B family protein — MNGSHCFRNTGAVAAALLLLSLTSHPAPAQTSRNITLLSRVHSYKEYSACWSYVHHDGREYAILGATNGASIVRLTDPTHPVEVAFIPLKDTSWHEMKQYRQHVYISTDGLHTGTRALEILDMGDPDRPKRVGSFNTDLGFIHTVTVDEERGLLYLNGMPPEEHEALRASKRDAAMRGDVEIMRHPEGPGFGSMHIYSLADPERPVEVGHYGEYVHDLHVRGTRGYASLVYDGFLAVLDLSDPSDPKEIHRFHSPRFFTHSAWTSADERYLYICDEMSGPRSLSAWDIGDIQNPVPVWAHEALPRHIPHNPRVRGNDLFLSHYTAGVRVWDLSNPAWPVEYGFYDTFDSFDGGFYGNWEVAPYFPSGIFVISDINSGLYVFRMEPKRHGIVRGTVRDQTSGAPLAGATITAQPGGMTVRSGFDGRFAMALDAPGSYTLTVTAFRYQAGTFSPAGVTVGSDETILAALPRSDAGFIEGTVTASGGDPLSDAELVLEGTPSRGTSDATGRFRIEPVPAGAYVLRCLRPGFAPERRDVTLDASGVTSDFTLLPAAFYDDAETDRGWKLQISKDDAVTGRWIRDVPVGSGVPSFFQPQPGADHTPGTGTRCFVTGNFPDPFNPFAGSVTEGKTTLTSPSLSVEGLADPRLGFWRWYTNEWPAIFFAVEDALMTQISGDGGRSWITVDSSLRTTNAWEYVEIRVRDWLPSASSVQVRVVAEDGGMEPSLVEAALDDFAVYSGGGGSARLAPSMARGSSLEPLPFSLRRSGPNPSRDGSARASLSLRRPAAVDAEVFDVHGRLVRSLRMGTLPAGTHEVAWGGRLRDGSPALSGLYWMRVRAGSENAALRIVVTR, encoded by the coding sequence ATGAACGGCTCCCATTGCTTCCGGAACACCGGCGCTGTCGCCGCGGCTCTCCTGCTCCTGTCGCTCACGTCCCATCCCGCTCCGGCACAGACCAGCCGGAACATCACCCTGCTTTCGCGCGTGCATTCGTACAAGGAATACTCGGCATGCTGGTCGTACGTGCACCACGACGGACGGGAGTACGCGATCCTGGGCGCGACGAACGGCGCCTCGATCGTCCGCCTCACCGACCCGACCCATCCCGTCGAGGTGGCGTTCATCCCGCTCAAGGATACGTCCTGGCACGAGATGAAGCAGTACCGGCAGCACGTCTACATCTCCACGGACGGGCTCCATACCGGAACCCGGGCGCTCGAGATCCTCGACATGGGCGATCCGGACCGTCCGAAGCGAGTCGGTTCCTTCAACACGGATCTGGGGTTCATCCACACCGTCACGGTCGACGAGGAGCGCGGACTTCTCTATCTGAACGGGATGCCGCCGGAGGAACACGAGGCGCTCCGCGCCTCGAAGAGGGATGCCGCGATGCGAGGGGATGTCGAGATCATGCGTCATCCGGAAGGTCCCGGCTTCGGCTCGATGCACATCTACTCGCTCGCGGACCCCGAGCGTCCCGTGGAAGTGGGTCACTACGGCGAGTACGTCCATGACCTCCACGTGAGGGGAACGCGCGGCTACGCGTCGCTCGTCTACGACGGCTTCCTGGCCGTGCTGGACCTGTCCGATCCCTCGGATCCCAAGGAGATCCATCGGTTCCACTCGCCGCGGTTCTTCACGCACAGCGCCTGGACCAGCGCGGACGAGCGGTACCTCTACATCTGCGACGAGATGTCCGGTCCGCGCTCCCTGAGCGCCTGGGACATCGGCGACATCCAGAATCCGGTTCCCGTCTGGGCGCACGAGGCGCTCCCCCGCCACATCCCGCACAACCCTCGGGTGCGTGGAAACGATCTCTTCCTCTCGCACTACACCGCCGGCGTCCGCGTCTGGGACCTTTCCAATCCCGCCTGGCCGGTCGAGTACGGGTTCTACGACACCTTCGATTCCTTCGACGGAGGCTTCTACGGGAACTGGGAGGTGGCACCGTACTTCCCTTCGGGAATCTTCGTCATCAGCGACATCAACTCGGGCCTCTACGTCTTCAGGATGGAGCCGAAGCGCCATGGCATCGTGCGCGGCACGGTACGGGATCAGACTTCCGGGGCGCCGCTCGCCGGCGCCACGATCACCGCCCAACCCGGGGGGATGACCGTGAGGAGCGGATTCGACGGACGGTTCGCGATGGCGCTCGATGCGCCGGGCTCCTACACGCTCACGGTCACCGCGTTCCGGTACCAGGCCGGCACGTTCTCACCGGCCGGCGTCACGGTCGGGAGCGACGAGACGATCCTCGCGGCGCTGCCTCGGAGCGATGCCGGCTTCATCGAGGGCACCGTCACCGCGTCGGGCGGGGATCCGCTCTCCGACGCGGAGCTCGTCCTGGAAGGAACGCCGTCTCGGGGCACTTCCGATGCTACGGGCCGCTTTCGGATCGAGCCCGTTCCCGCCGGCGCGTACGTGCTCCGTTGCCTGCGCCCGGGATTCGCGCCGGAGCGGCGGGACGTCACGCTCGACGCGTCGGGCGTGACCTCGGACTTCACGCTTCTCCCCGCGGCCTTCTACGATGACGCGGAGACCGACCGGGGGTGGAAGCTCCAGATCTCCAAGGACGACGCGGTGACCGGTCGCTGGATCCGGGACGTTCCGGTCGGGAGCGGGGTACCCTCCTTCTTCCAGCCCCAACCCGGAGCGGACCACACGCCCGGCACCGGAACGCGATGCTTCGTGACCGGGAACTTCCCCGACCCCTTCAACCCCTTCGCGGGTTCGGTGACCGAGGGAAAGACCACCTTGACCAGTCCCTCGCTCTCGGTCGAGGGGTTGGCCGACCCGCGCCTTGGTTTCTGGCGGTGGTACACGAACGAGTGGCCGGCGATCTTCTTCGCGGTCGAGGATGCTCTCATGACCCAGATCTCGGGCGACGGAGGACGGAGCTGGATCACCGTCGACTCGTCGCTGCGGACGACCAACGCCTGGGAGTACGTGGAGATTCGAGTGCGTGACTGGCTGCCGTCCGCGTCCAGCGTCCAGGTTCGTGTCGTCGCCGAGGACGGCGGGATGGAGCCGTCCTTGGTCGAGGCCGCCCTCGACGACTTCGCGGTCTACTCCGGCGGAGGCGGAAGCGCGCGACTGGCGCCTTCCATGGCTCGTGGAAGTAGCCTGGAGCCCCTGCCGTTCTCGCTGAGACGCTCGGGGCCGAATCCCTCCCGGGACGGCAGCGCGCGCGCGTCGCTCTCGCTGAGACGCCCCGCGGCGGTGGACGCGGAGGTCTTCGACGTGCACGGCCGCCTCGTACGCTCCCTGAGGATGGGAACGCTACCTGCCGGGACCCACGAGGTCGCGTGGGGCGGACGCCTTCGCGACGGATCGCCGGCGCTCTCCGGCCTGTACTGGATGCGGGTCCGAGCAGGGAGCGAGAACGCCGCCCTGAGGATCGTGGTGACACGGTAA
- a CDS encoding DUF2723 domain-containing protein — MTPLVGFGAIAVYAWLTPPVSGLGDGPEFTVGLATAGLVHPPGYPLYLLAGHPFVRSLHALGASWAWASNLWSGVGAALAVALTFAVARRLVSVDRRAEGLALLAALLPAALLAFNPVLSREAVEAEVNSWALAWTMGIVLCFVALMLRVEEGSAPRSTEAMGWGVVCGIGLAHHPMSVLVAVPLTAALGVSLARRGWLGPRLGLAALAGAMVPLAAYAWVGWRAAHPAPGQWRDIAPTWQSVWHHVTAARYRMYVGSFAPDLESRRLLAVGVYPYLLPGILLLVAAYGRAVRSPERRLLWLGLFAAAVAPALGARAYGVPDPAPYFLPAVGISLLGLAPLAGVLLRRGLPGAALLGTGLAAAMGLAWNEAFEARARYRDVEHFDRQVRDLWSQVPQDRVIVLWHADQVSRLVEYQVLRGERSAAWVGTPDWLLDPVVRGELRRRYGADPVAHLTVPRVSPRDPHAERIRMEFFEEAAFRLASEAGVPVYWFDPTVPLLRRVPQMGSATYP, encoded by the coding sequence TTGACGCCGCTGGTGGGATTCGGAGCGATCGCCGTCTACGCTTGGCTCACGCCGCCCGTGAGCGGCCTGGGGGATGGTCCCGAATTCACCGTGGGACTCGCGACCGCGGGGCTCGTTCATCCCCCCGGCTACCCCCTGTACCTCCTCGCGGGACATCCGTTCGTGCGCTCGCTCCACGCGCTCGGCGCGTCTTGGGCGTGGGCCTCCAATCTCTGGAGCGGCGTTGGCGCCGCGCTCGCGGTGGCGCTCACGTTCGCGGTCGCACGGCGCCTCGTTTCAGTCGATCGGCGCGCCGAGGGTCTCGCCCTTCTGGCCGCTCTTCTGCCCGCGGCACTGCTCGCGTTCAACCCCGTCCTGTCGCGCGAGGCGGTCGAGGCCGAGGTGAACTCCTGGGCGCTCGCCTGGACGATGGGGATCGTTCTCTGCTTCGTCGCCCTGATGCTTCGCGTCGAGGAAGGCTCTGCCCCGCGGTCGACGGAAGCCATGGGATGGGGAGTCGTGTGCGGGATCGGACTCGCGCACCATCCGATGTCCGTGCTCGTCGCCGTGCCCCTGACCGCCGCGCTCGGCGTGTCGCTCGCCAGACGTGGATGGTTGGGCCCGCGTCTCGGCCTCGCGGCCCTGGCCGGAGCCATGGTGCCGCTCGCCGCGTACGCCTGGGTCGGTTGGCGCGCCGCACATCCGGCGCCCGGACAGTGGCGCGACATCGCTCCGACATGGCAGTCCGTCTGGCATCACGTCACCGCGGCCCGCTACCGGATGTACGTGGGATCCTTCGCGCCCGACCTCGAGAGCCGCCGGCTCCTCGCGGTCGGCGTCTACCCGTACCTGCTGCCCGGGATCCTGCTGCTCGTCGCGGCGTATGGCCGGGCGGTGCGCTCGCCGGAGCGACGGCTTCTCTGGCTGGGACTCTTCGCGGCCGCCGTGGCTCCCGCGCTGGGCGCGCGAGCTTACGGCGTCCCCGATCCGGCCCCGTACTTCCTTCCCGCGGTGGGGATCTCGCTACTCGGACTCGCGCCGCTCGCCGGGGTTCTGCTGAGGCGCGGTCTTCCGGGCGCCGCGCTCCTCGGAACCGGACTGGCCGCGGCCATGGGCCTCGCTTGGAACGAAGCCTTTGAAGCACGAGCCAGGTATCGGGACGTGGAGCATTTCGATCGGCAGGTGCGCGATCTCTGGAGTCAGGTCCCACAAGACCGCGTGATCGTCCTCTGGCATGCCGATCAGGTCTCGCGCCTCGTCGAGTACCAGGTCCTGCGCGGCGAACGCTCGGCGGCGTGGGTGGGGACGCCCGACTGGCTCCTGGATCCCGTCGTTCGAGGCGAGCTCCGGAGACGCTACGGCGCGGATCCCGTCGCGCACCTGACGGTCCCGAGAGTTTCACCGAGAGATCCGCATGCCGAGCGGATTCGAATGGAGTTCTTCGAGGAGGCGGCGTTTCGGCTCGCGTCGGAAGCCGGCGTTCCGGTCTACTGGTTCGACCCGACGGTTCCTCTGCTTCGAAGGGTGCCTCAGATGGGTTCAGCCACGTACCCTTGA